One genomic segment of Rhizobium viscosum includes these proteins:
- a CDS encoding LacI family DNA-binding transcriptional regulator gives MAHPFLVKDIAFQAGLSTATVDRVLNGRPGVRRQTEMRVKAAIAELEKQAGADVAGRKLTIDIVMETPDRFSTAVRAAFETEVATFLPTVFRCRFHFAEVMRAAELVQLLDRIRLRGTHGIVLKAPDVPEIVAAVARLDVADIPVVTLVTDLPNSARSAYAGADNRAAGETAAYLIGRLLGASGGKALVTLSSGRFRGEEEREIGFRRVIRAHYPLIGIIEVSEGHGTDAATGTLVAAALADDPSINAVYSVGGGNRAVLAAFEAAGRPISVFVAHDLDADNRVLLGERRIDFVLHHDLRTDARSAFRAIMARVTPVIRTAPASFSAVEIVTPYNMPTSQ, from the coding sequence ATGGCCCATCCCTTCCTCGTCAAGGATATCGCTTTCCAGGCCGGCCTCAGTACGGCGACCGTCGACCGGGTGCTGAATGGCCGGCCCGGCGTGCGGCGGCAGACGGAGATGCGGGTAAAGGCAGCTATTGCCGAGTTGGAAAAGCAGGCGGGCGCCGACGTAGCCGGCCGCAAGCTTACGATCGATATCGTCATGGAGACGCCTGACAGGTTCAGCACGGCGGTGCGGGCTGCCTTCGAAACGGAGGTTGCGACTTTCCTGCCGACGGTTTTCCGTTGCCGCTTCCATTTCGCGGAAGTGATGCGGGCGGCGGAACTGGTGCAGCTTCTCGACCGGATCCGGCTACGCGGCACGCATGGCATCGTGCTGAAGGCGCCTGATGTGCCTGAGATTGTCGCAGCCGTTGCAAGACTCGATGTTGCCGATATCCCTGTTGTCACCCTTGTCACCGACCTGCCGAATTCTGCGCGGTCAGCCTATGCCGGCGCTGACAACAGGGCGGCGGGGGAGACGGCGGCCTATCTCATCGGCCGGCTGCTCGGCGCTTCCGGCGGCAAGGCGCTGGTGACGCTCTCAAGCGGCCGGTTCAGGGGCGAGGAAGAGCGGGAGATCGGCTTTCGCCGGGTGATCCGCGCCCATTATCCCTTGATCGGCATCATCGAAGTCAGCGAGGGGCATGGCACCGATGCGGCGACGGGCACGCTCGTTGCCGCAGCCCTTGCCGATGATCCCTCGATCAACGCCGTCTATTCGGTCGGCGGCGGGAATCGCGCGGTGCTCGCCGCCTTCGAGGCTGCAGGCCGGCCTATCTCGGTCTTCGTGGCGCATGATCTCGATGCTGATAATCGCGTCTTGCTTGGGGAACGGCGGATCGATTTCGTGCTGCATCACGATCTCAGAACCGATGCGCGTTCGGCTTTCCGCGCGATCATGGCCCGCGTAACCCCTGTCATCCGGACGGCGCCGGCGTCATTTTCAGCCGTCGAAATCGTTACGCCCTATAATATGCCGACGAGCCAATAG
- a CDS encoding ABC transporter ATP-binding protein, giving the protein MINLRNVRKFYGALEVIKGVDITVEDGEFAVFVGPSGCGKSTLLRMIAGLEGIDEGDLVLNGQRINDVPPDKRGIAMVFQSYALYPHMTVAENIGFSLSLKKVPEAEIKKQVEGVAEILQLTDYLSRKPGALSGGQRQRVAIGRAIIKKPSLILFDEPLSNLDSALRVQMRAELQRLHRELKATVVYVTHDQVEAMTMADRIVVLNKGVVAQQGAPMELYHQPENEFVATFIGSPKMNVLPMTATRRDAGKVHLESPFGLAIDLSDDNGTVPQGEAKLGIRPEHLKLAQQGQGDFSAEVVIVERLGVETYLTVGSQQQPIVVRAEGDMTIRPGDRVSLTAERAACHLFDSAGRVVRSAQA; this is encoded by the coding sequence ATGATCAATCTCAGAAACGTTCGCAAATTCTATGGCGCGCTCGAAGTCATCAAGGGCGTCGACATCACGGTGGAAGACGGCGAATTTGCCGTCTTCGTCGGCCCGTCCGGCTGCGGCAAGTCCACGCTCTTGCGCATGATTGCCGGCCTTGAAGGCATCGACGAGGGCGATCTGGTGCTGAACGGCCAGCGCATCAACGACGTGCCGCCGGACAAGCGCGGCATCGCCATGGTGTTCCAGTCCTATGCGCTTTATCCGCATATGACGGTCGCGGAGAATATCGGCTTTTCGCTGAGCCTCAAGAAGGTGCCGGAAGCCGAAATCAAAAAGCAGGTGGAAGGCGTCGCCGAGATCCTGCAACTGACCGACTATCTCAGCCGCAAGCCGGGAGCACTATCCGGCGGCCAACGGCAGCGTGTGGCGATCGGCCGTGCGATCATCAAGAAGCCGTCGCTCATCCTGTTCGACGAGCCGCTGTCGAACCTCGATTCGGCGCTGCGCGTGCAGATGCGCGCCGAGCTGCAGCGCCTGCATCGCGAACTGAAGGCGACCGTTGTCTATGTCACGCACGACCAGGTCGAGGCGATGACGATGGCCGACCGGATCGTCGTTCTCAACAAAGGTGTCGTCGCCCAGCAGGGTGCGCCGATGGAGCTCTACCATCAGCCGGAAAACGAGTTTGTCGCGACCTTCATCGGCTCGCCGAAAATGAACGTGCTGCCGATGACGGCAACGCGCCGGGATGCCGGCAAGGTGCATCTGGAAAGCCCGTTCGGCCTTGCGATCGATCTCTCGGATGACAATGGCACTGTCCCGCAGGGCGAGGCGAAGCTCGGCATCCGGCCGGAGCATCTGAAGCTCGCACAGCAAGGGCAGGGCGATTTTTCGGCCGAGGTCGTCATCGTCGAGCGGCTCGGCGTCGAGACCTATCTGACGGTCGGTTCTCAACAACAGCCGATCGTCGTGCGCGCCGAGGGCGACATGACCATCCGTCCTGGCGATCGCGTCTCGCTCACAGCCGAGCGCGCCGCCTGCCATCTGTTTGATTCCGCCGGCCGGGTCGTCCGTTCGGCCCAAGCTTGA
- a CDS encoding ThuA domain-containing protein: protein MTIKVTIWNEGRHEQVHKEVQEIYPDRIDGAIAAGIAHPDFEIRRGTLDDPDEGLPDSVLNDTDVLLWWGHMAHEEVSDGLIDRVQQRVLKGTGLLVLHSGHHSKLFRRLMGTNANLSWRETPEGDLERVWVVNPSHPIAEGLPPYFEVNASEMYGEPFDIPQPDELVFISWYSGGEVFRSGCTFQRGRGRIFFFSPGHETYPIYHDKTVHKVISNGIRWAQQKHTDGRILENWHRKEPLHGRPDKAKA from the coding sequence ATGACAATCAAGGTCACGATCTGGAACGAAGGACGCCACGAGCAGGTTCACAAGGAGGTCCAGGAGATCTATCCTGACCGTATCGATGGCGCGATTGCCGCCGGTATCGCCCATCCCGATTTCGAGATCCGCCGCGGCACGCTCGACGATCCGGATGAAGGCCTGCCGGATTCCGTGCTCAATGATACCGACGTGCTGCTCTGGTGGGGACATATGGCCCATGAAGAGGTCAGCGACGGGCTGATCGACCGCGTGCAGCAGCGGGTGCTGAAGGGCACGGGGCTCTTGGTCCTGCATTCCGGCCATCACTCCAAGCTTTTCCGCCGGCTGATGGGCACAAATGCCAATCTCTCCTGGCGTGAGACGCCCGAGGGCGATCTGGAGCGCGTCTGGGTGGTCAACCCCTCGCATCCGATCGCCGAGGGCTTGCCGCCCTATTTCGAGGTCAATGCCTCGGAAATGTATGGCGAGCCCTTCGACATTCCGCAGCCGGATGAGCTGGTCTTCATCTCCTGGTATTCCGGCGGCGAAGTGTTCCGCAGCGGCTGCACCTTCCAGCGCGGGCGCGGGCGCATCTTCTTCTTCAGCCCCGGCCATGAGACCTATCCGATCTATCACGACAAGACGGTGCACAAGGTCATCTCGAACGGCATCCGCTGGGCGCAACAGAAGCACACGGATGGGCGCATCCTCGAAAACTGGCACCGCAAGGAGCCGCTGCACGGCCGGCCCGATAAGGCAAAGGCTTAA
- a CDS encoding SDR family oxidoreductase: MSTDYARLDGKIAIVTGGTQGLGATIARLFAERGAKGIVICGRNEAKGKAKAEEISSRTSAKVVYVKADLAKVEDAQKVVHVCDQTFGRVDALVNAAAITDRGTILDTSPELFDAMFAINVRAPFFLMQEVVKVMRREKIEGTIVNIGSMSAKAGQPFISAYCASKGALETLTKNTAYALLRNRIRVNGLNIGWMASEGEDRIQREFHRADDDWLAKAAASQPFGRLVDPEEVARACAYLSSGESGLMTGSVICFDQSIWGAYDGSPHPMSAL; encoded by the coding sequence ATGAGCACGGATTACGCCCGCCTCGACGGCAAGATTGCCATCGTCACTGGCGGCACACAGGGCCTCGGCGCCACCATCGCCCGCCTCTTCGCCGAACGCGGCGCCAAGGGCATCGTCATCTGCGGCCGCAACGAGGCCAAAGGCAAGGCCAAGGCCGAGGAGATTTCGTCCAGGACCAGCGCGAAGGTGGTCTACGTCAAGGCCGATCTCGCCAAGGTCGAGGATGCGCAGAAGGTCGTCCATGTCTGCGATCAGACCTTCGGCCGCGTCGATGCGCTGGTCAATGCCGCCGCCATCACAGACCGGGGCACGATCCTCGACACCAGCCCCGAACTCTTCGACGCCATGTTCGCCATCAACGTCCGCGCCCCCTTCTTCCTCATGCAGGAGGTGGTGAAGGTCATGCGTCGCGAAAAGATCGAGGGCACCATCGTCAATATCGGCTCCATGTCCGCCAAGGCCGGCCAGCCTTTCATATCAGCCTATTGCGCCTCCAAGGGTGCCTTGGAAACGCTGACCAAGAACACCGCCTACGCGCTCCTGCGCAACCGCATCCGCGTCAATGGCCTGAATATCGGCTGGATGGCCTCCGAGGGCGAAGACCGCATCCAGAGGGAATTTCACAGGGCCGACGATGACTGGCTCGCCAAGGCGGCCGCAAGCCAGCCCTTCGGCCGGCTGGTCGATCCGGAGGAAGTGGCGCGCGCCTGCGCCTATCTCTCCTCCGGAGAATCTGGCCTGATGACCGGCTCCGTCATCTGCTTCGACCAGTCGATCTGGGGCGCTTACGACGGCTCGCCGCATCCGATGTCGGCGCTCTGA
- a CDS encoding phytanoyl-CoA dioxygenase family protein, producing the protein MKSDNQQKLRADRVWLTEDACDLSDFRALAEKTTVLADYPTAAAVEKNVLIYDSRKVIEAASTLEGRRAVLAEICEAFGVGPGVVVFKHAYEDTGIIDRASAIFDEIIEEQHRTSTGGGDHFAKPGANDRIWNSLEKHCLADPENFARYYGNAIVALASEAWLGPHYQMTAQVNRVNPGGAAQSAHRDYHLGFQSSKVIEQFPAHVHRLSPVLTLQGAVAHCNMPLESGPTLFLPHSQTYEPGYLALKRQEFKDYFEQNHIQLPLEKGDVVFFNPALFHAAGTNRSKDIKRVANLLQVSSAFGRAMETVDRERMSAKLFPALKALKAKLSAGEIANAVASCAEGYSFPTNLDRDPPLGGLAPKTQAQLMHEALSENWSDEAFTKALAEQAARKLS; encoded by the coding sequence ATGAAATCAGACAACCAGCAGAAACTGCGCGCCGACCGTGTCTGGCTGACCGAAGACGCCTGCGACCTCAGCGATTTCCGCGCGCTTGCCGAAAAGACCACTGTACTGGCCGATTATCCGACGGCCGCAGCCGTCGAAAAGAACGTACTGATCTATGACAGCCGCAAAGTGATCGAGGCGGCCTCGACGCTGGAAGGCCGTCGCGCCGTTCTTGCCGAAATCTGCGAAGCCTTCGGCGTCGGCCCCGGCGTCGTCGTCTTCAAGCACGCCTATGAGGATACCGGCATCATCGACCGGGCGAGTGCGATCTTCGACGAGATCATCGAGGAGCAGCACCGTACCTCGACCGGCGGCGGCGATCATTTCGCCAAGCCGGGCGCCAATGACCGCATCTGGAACTCGCTGGAAAAGCATTGCCTTGCCGACCCCGAGAATTTCGCCCGCTACTACGGCAATGCCATCGTGGCGCTGGCAAGCGAGGCATGGCTCGGCCCGCACTACCAGATGACGGCGCAGGTCAACCGCGTGAACCCGGGCGGTGCGGCGCAATCGGCTCACCGCGACTATCACCTCGGCTTCCAGTCCTCCAAGGTGATTGAGCAATTCCCGGCCCATGTGCACCGCCTCTCGCCGGTGCTGACCCTGCAGGGCGCCGTTGCCCATTGCAACATGCCGCTTGAAAGCGGCCCGACGCTTTTCCTGCCGCACAGCCAGACCTACGAGCCGGGCTACCTCGCCCTCAAGCGCCAGGAATTCAAGGATTATTTCGAGCAGAACCATATCCAGCTGCCGCTGGAAAAGGGTGATGTCGTCTTCTTCAATCCCGCTCTCTTCCACGCCGCCGGCACCAACCGCTCGAAGGATATCAAGCGCGTGGCGAACCTCTTGCAGGTCTCCTCGGCTTTCGGCCGGGCGATGGAAACGGTCGATCGCGAGCGCATGAGCGCAAAACTCTTCCCCGCCCTCAAGGCCCTGAAAGCGAAGCTTTCGGCCGGCGAGATCGCCAATGCGGTGGCCTCCTGCGCGGAAGGCTATTCCTTCCCGACCAATCTCGACCGCGACCCGCCCCTCGGCGGCCTTGCGCCGAAGACCCAGGCGCAGCTTATGCATGAAGCGCTTTCGGAAAACTGGAGCGACGAGGCGTTCACCAAAGCCCTGGCCGAACAGGCAGCCAGGAAGCTGAGCTGA
- a CDS encoding carbohydrate ABC transporter permease, with amino-acid sequence MARNSHEKRTERQLLLVLLPSLILLLAFVIYPALYSVYLSFTNEALTGAAALRPRFVGIRNYVRLFNDAKFWNSLFVTFVFVMGSAVIGQFVLGLISAMALRRPIRFRQFFSSIILLPNAAPEVVAGFMWISMLAGGEHATLSRIVAFFGIDPADWLNAFPLSMIIIVNTWRGIATAMILLTAGLSTIPSEIYEAARMDGATPSQMFRRITLPLMMPTILLYMLISAVSTIAVFGLVYALTRGGPGGATEVVSIYIYNQSFTAFQLGYGAAVAVVALIISLILGIGYVRAMKVEV; translated from the coding sequence ATGGCCCGAAACTCTCATGAAAAGCGAACCGAGCGCCAACTCCTGCTGGTTCTGCTGCCGTCGCTGATCCTGCTTCTGGCCTTTGTGATCTATCCTGCCCTCTATTCCGTCTATCTGAGCTTCACCAATGAAGCGCTGACGGGGGCTGCGGCGCTGCGGCCGCGCTTTGTCGGCATTCGCAACTATGTGCGCCTGTTCAACGATGCGAAGTTCTGGAATTCGCTGTTCGTCACCTTCGTCTTCGTCATGGGGTCGGCCGTCATCGGGCAGTTCGTGCTCGGGCTGATTTCGGCGATGGCGCTGCGCCGGCCGATCCGTTTCCGGCAGTTCTTTTCCTCGATCATCCTTCTGCCGAATGCCGCCCCTGAGGTCGTTGCCGGCTTCATGTGGATCTCGATGCTGGCTGGCGGCGAACATGCGACGCTGTCGCGTATCGTCGCCTTCTTCGGCATCGATCCGGCCGACTGGCTGAACGCCTTTCCGCTGTCGATGATCATCATCGTCAATACCTGGCGCGGCATTGCTACCGCGATGATCCTGCTGACGGCTGGTCTGAGCACCATTCCCTCCGAGATCTACGAGGCGGCGCGCATGGATGGCGCGACACCTTCGCAGATGTTCCGCCGCATCACCCTGCCGCTGATGATGCCGACGATCCTGCTCTACATGCTGATCTCTGCCGTCTCCACCATCGCCGTTTTCGGCCTCGTCTATGCACTGACGCGCGGCGGGCCGGGCGGGGCGACGGAGGTCGTCAGCATCTACATCTACAACCAGTCATTCACGGCCTTCCAGCTCGGCTACGGCGCTGCGGTCGCGGTCGTCGCGCTCATCATCTCGCTGATCCTCGGCATCGGCTATGTGCGGGCCATGAAGGTGGAGGTCTGA
- a CDS encoding carbohydrate ABC transporter permease, whose translation MAVISPSEGANKTRSDLIAYATLSIISIFCAVPFFWVLLASFDGNAQLFLRWPEQWTLANYARVFTKEDGAKWLFNSLFVVGGATLIVMVLAGLGGYALSRTRAWWKLPFLYAILLIRVLPPTALVVPLYKFLLTLNNAEGALLRPIFGSYARDIMRWTGFIDGYLGIMLVLATMQLPLGLWIMKTFFDGLPRDYEEAAVMDGATMMQRIRRVLIPLAMPGLAAAGLFAFMSAWGDFLLPLIFLSSPELQTLPLGLFRAFLRINEIDYGLLTALAFIYLLPAVVAFGFARRFLVQTFSGGVKG comes from the coding sequence ATGGCCGTTATTTCTCCGAGCGAAGGTGCCAACAAGACCCGCTCCGACCTCATCGCCTATGCAACGCTGTCGATCATCTCGATCTTCTGTGCCGTGCCCTTCTTCTGGGTGCTGCTTGCCTCCTTCGACGGCAATGCGCAGCTCTTCCTACGCTGGCCGGAGCAGTGGACGCTTGCAAACTATGCGCGCGTCTTCACCAAGGAGGATGGGGCGAAGTGGCTGTTCAACTCGCTCTTCGTGGTTGGCGGCGCGACGCTTATCGTCATGGTGCTGGCGGGGCTTGGCGGCTATGCGCTGTCTCGCACACGCGCCTGGTGGAAGCTGCCCTTCCTCTACGCGATCCTGCTGATCCGCGTGCTGCCGCCGACGGCGCTCGTCGTGCCGCTCTACAAGTTCCTGCTGACGCTTAACAATGCTGAAGGCGCGCTTCTCAGGCCGATCTTCGGCAGCTATGCCCGCGATATCATGCGCTGGACAGGTTTCATCGATGGCTATCTCGGCATCATGCTGGTGCTCGCCACCATGCAGCTGCCGCTCGGGCTCTGGATCATGAAGACCTTCTTCGACGGGTTGCCGCGCGACTATGAGGAAGCGGCCGTCATGGATGGGGCGACGATGATGCAGCGCATTCGCCGCGTGCTGATCCCGCTTGCCATGCCGGGGCTGGCGGCCGCCGGTCTCTTCGCCTTCATGTCGGCCTGGGGCGATTTCCTGCTGCCGCTGATCTTCCTATCGTCGCCGGAGCTGCAGACGCTGCCGCTCGGTCTCTTCCGCGCTTTCCTGCGCATCAACGAGATCGACTACGGCCTGCTGACGGCGCTCGCCTTCATTTACCTGCTGCCTGCCGTCGTCGCCTTCGGCTTTGCGCGGCGCTTCCTCGTCCAGACTTTTTCGGGCGGTGTGAAGGGCTGA
- a CDS encoding ABC transporter substrate-binding protein: MKKTVIGGLCAILLSAVSTLAHAETIRIANHGQAGIDAMKSTVERIEKKYGVTVEVVEYPAPDKDYLTKLLTELGAGNAPDLFSIPTTAAVADMVEAGYLAPVTTEFKAWDGYANLYDVAKQLAVSPDGETYVMPFMLGIQEIYYRKDVLEKAGISTEQPKTWQELLDRAAEVKQKTGSYGLLFPAGVSWGSGAFDEGFQHLIVGSKTPQLVDADGKLDLNGEGVKDVFNVYKTLIDKDLMPVQPLLGPEPWVVPKYEMFPAGKLAATTCGSWCYIFDWGRESKNPIPDVTKIVGTWTVPGQSGGQYVLANLAAPWAVNSKSANVELAKKALMEIGSVATQVSYAARIGNIPASKDAAKDPEFQKLTELVPIHAAAGNGVFLKQASGFGTVAEGVARATEALLRKETDAAGAQKILVDYVKETLGDDMVK; this comes from the coding sequence TTGAAGAAGACGGTTATCGGTGGCCTGTGCGCCATCCTGCTCAGCGCGGTTTCGACGCTGGCGCATGCTGAAACAATTCGTATCGCCAATCACGGTCAGGCCGGCATCGACGCCATGAAGTCGACCGTCGAGCGGATCGAGAAAAAATATGGTGTCACGGTCGAGGTCGTCGAATATCCGGCGCCGGACAAGGACTATCTCACCAAGCTTCTGACCGAACTGGGTGCCGGCAACGCCCCTGATCTCTTCTCCATCCCGACAACGGCTGCCGTTGCCGATATGGTTGAGGCCGGTTACCTCGCGCCCGTTACCACCGAATTCAAGGCCTGGGATGGCTATGCCAACCTTTATGACGTAGCCAAGCAGCTTGCCGTCAGCCCTGACGGAGAAACCTATGTGATGCCGTTCATGCTCGGCATTCAGGAAATCTATTACCGCAAGGACGTTCTCGAAAAGGCCGGCATTTCCACGGAACAGCCGAAGACGTGGCAGGAGCTCCTCGACCGCGCAGCCGAGGTCAAGCAGAAGACCGGTTCCTACGGCCTGCTCTTTCCGGCCGGTGTATCCTGGGGCAGCGGCGCCTTCGACGAAGGTTTCCAGCATCTTATCGTCGGCTCCAAGACGCCGCAGCTCGTTGATGCCGACGGCAAGCTCGATCTGAACGGTGAGGGCGTGAAGGATGTCTTCAATGTCTACAAGACGCTGATCGACAAGGATCTGATGCCGGTGCAGCCGCTGCTCGGACCGGAGCCCTGGGTGGTGCCGAAGTATGAGATGTTCCCGGCCGGCAAGCTTGCCGCCACCACCTGCGGCTCCTGGTGCTACATCTTCGATTGGGGTCGTGAGAGCAAGAACCCCATCCCTGACGTGACCAAGATCGTCGGCACCTGGACCGTTCCGGGTCAGAGCGGCGGCCAGTATGTTCTTGCCAACCTCGCTGCTCCGTGGGCCGTCAACTCCAAGTCCGCCAATGTGGAACTTGCCAAGAAGGCGCTGATGGAAATCGGCTCGGTCGCAACGCAGGTCTCATACGCTGCCCGCATCGGCAACATTCCGGCCAGCAAGGATGCCGCCAAGGATCCGGAATTCCAGAAGCTGACGGAACTCGTTCCGATCCATGCAGCTGCCGGAAACGGCGTCTTCCTGAAGCAGGCTTCCGGCTTCGGCACGGTTGCCGAAGGTGTGGCGCGCGCCACTGAAGCCCTGCTGCGCAAGGAAACCGATGCTGCCGGCGCCCAGAAGATCCTTGTCGACTACGTCAAGGAAACGCTCGGCGATGACATGGTCAAGTAA
- a CDS encoding MurR/RpiR family transcriptional regulator produces the protein MQTVSMKADGDAFLSKAFWVSIHRDLPQRLDALARLAAERPDVFAFESSQKIAERCNVSQTSVIRFAHHLGFDGFAEMKQVFQQGLRAAAQK, from the coding sequence ATGCAGACCGTTTCGATGAAGGCGGATGGAGATGCCTTTCTCAGCAAGGCATTCTGGGTTTCCATCCATCGCGATCTGCCGCAGCGGCTGGATGCACTGGCGAGGCTTGCCGCCGAGCGGCCTGATGTCTTCGCTTTCGAAAGCAGCCAGAAGATCGCCGAGCGCTGCAATGTTTCGCAGACCAGCGTCATCCGCTTCGCGCATCATCTCGGCTTTGATGGTTTTGCCGAAATGAAGCAGGTCTTCCAGCAGGGTCTGCGGGCAGCGGCGCAGAAATAA
- a CDS encoding SMP-30/gluconolactonase/LRE family protein has product MAGSELYDIKDERFRALIAGSAVLEELYTGCRWAEGPVWFSDLNCLLWSDIPNERMMRWVPDGSVSVFRSPSNYVNGNTRDRQGRLVSCEHGGRRVTRTEPDGRITVLADSYNGKRLNSPNDVVVKSDGSIWFTDPSYGIMSDYEGHKSPEEQESRNVYRIDAATGDIEAVVTDFIQPNGLAFSPDERQLFIADSGSANHDVPRHIRVFDVVDGRKLTNSRYFCSIDSGIPDGFRFDVSGNLWTSAADGVHCFASDGTLLGKIKVPQTVSNITFGGPKKNRLFITATQSLYSIYTTTNGAQYP; this is encoded by the coding sequence ATGGCTGGAAGCGAGCTTTATGACATCAAAGACGAGCGTTTTCGCGCGCTAATCGCCGGCAGCGCCGTACTGGAAGAGCTTTACACGGGCTGCCGTTGGGCCGAAGGTCCTGTCTGGTTCTCGGATCTGAATTGCCTGCTCTGGAGCGACATTCCAAACGAACGCATGATGCGTTGGGTGCCGGATGGCTCAGTCTCCGTCTTCCGCTCGCCTTCCAATTACGTCAACGGCAACACCCGCGACCGACAGGGCCGCCTCGTCTCTTGTGAACATGGCGGCCGTCGCGTGACCCGCACGGAGCCTGATGGACGCATCACCGTGCTGGCCGACAGCTATAACGGCAAGCGCCTGAACTCCCCGAACGACGTCGTTGTGAAATCCGACGGCTCGATCTGGTTCACCGACCCGAGCTACGGCATCATGTCCGATTACGAAGGCCACAAGTCGCCGGAAGAGCAGGAAAGCCGGAACGTCTATCGCATCGATGCCGCGACCGGCGATATCGAAGCCGTCGTGACCGACTTCATCCAGCCGAATGGGCTGGCCTTCTCACCTGATGAACGGCAACTCTTCATCGCCGATTCCGGTTCCGCCAATCATGACGTCCCGCGCCACATCCGCGTCTTCGATGTCGTGGATGGCCGCAAGCTGACAAACAGCCGCTACTTCTGCTCGATCGACAGCGGCATACCGGATGGTTTCCGTTTCGATGTCTCCGGCAATCTATGGACGAGCGCTGCTGACGGCGTGCACTGCTTCGCGTCCGACGGGACGCTGCTCGGCAAGATCAAGGTACCGCAGACCGTGTCCAACATCACCTTCGGCGGCCCGAAGAAGAATCGCCTCTTCATCACGGCGACACAATCGCTCTACTCGATCTATACGACGACCAACGGCGCACAGTATCCGTAA
- a CDS encoding Gfo/Idh/MocA family protein, whose protein sequence is MSQKLRLGVIGAGLKAAEYAESWARMPEIEFVALADTSETSRKRLIDVCTAAGAPEPKGFADYRDLLTKCRDELDIIYVSTPHASHAEQATAVAEAGLDLFLEKPMVTTVAEAERLIAAQKKSGVTIVTAFQGGLSPLVLDTRKRALSGEFGELIAISGMIWESWSSNYEGHWKQRPEISGGGFMFDTGAHMMNTVCLLANSDFDSVSAYMNNHGKKVDIATAVSARLKNGALVTLTAAGEGPPGCASYITFFYSKAIVRIDAWGGWREISVGRTSEPREEAEILGNPMKNFLAIRAGTMENSGSVEMGLRFARLWDAIKESAAADGTPVRIAG, encoded by the coding sequence ATGTCTCAGAAATTACGCCTCGGCGTCATCGGCGCCGGCTTGAAAGCGGCTGAATATGCAGAGAGCTGGGCAAGGATGCCGGAAATTGAATTCGTGGCGCTTGCCGACACCAGCGAAACCTCCCGCAAGCGCCTGATTGACGTCTGCACCGCGGCCGGTGCGCCGGAGCCGAAAGGCTTCGCCGATTACCGGGATCTCCTCACAAAATGCCGCGACGAACTCGACATCATCTATGTCTCGACTCCACACGCGTCCCATGCCGAGCAGGCAACGGCCGTTGCCGAAGCCGGCCTCGATCTCTTCCTTGAAAAGCCGATGGTGACCACGGTCGCCGAGGCCGAGAGGCTGATCGCGGCACAGAAGAAGAGCGGCGTCACCATCGTCACCGCCTTCCAGGGCGGGCTTTCGCCACTGGTGCTCGACACCCGCAAGCGCGCGCTGTCTGGCGAATTCGGCGAACTGATCGCCATTTCAGGCATGATCTGGGAAAGCTGGTCTTCGAATTATGAAGGCCACTGGAAGCAGAGGCCTGAAATCTCCGGCGGCGGTTTCATGTTCGATACCGGCGCACACATGATGAACACCGTCTGCCTGCTCGCCAATTCCGACTTCGACAGCGTTTCCGCCTATATGAACAACCATGGCAAAAAGGTGGATATAGCGACCGCCGTCTCCGCACGCCTGAAGAATGGCGCACTCGTGACGCTGACGGCCGCCGGCGAAGGCCCTCCCGGCTGCGCCTCCTACATTACCTTCTTCTATTCCAAGGCGATCGTGCGTATCGATGCCTGGGGCGGCTGGCGTGAAATCAGCGTCGGACGTACCAGCGAGCCGCGCGAAGAGGCCGAAATTCTCGGCAATCCGATGAAGAATTTCCTCGCCATCCGCGCCGGAACGATGGAAAACTCCGGCTCCGTTGAAATGGGTCTCAGATTCGCTAGGCTCTGGGATGCAATCAAGGAATCGGCAGCGGCCGACGGCACCCCCGTCAGGATTGCCGGATAG